One Fontisphaera persica DNA window includes the following coding sequences:
- a CDS encoding aldo/keto reductase → MMNHPNSPGGGCSRRRFLRATLAAGAAWSTVPTLMRAAAATPLDSGRPLPKRVLGRTGVEVTILGLGTAPVGEARIDAKEAERIFGEVMDSGVNYIDTARGYGIAEEVLGNLVPARRDKLFLVTKVWTDNAAEAEKSLTQSLRLLKVDHVDLVHIHHLGGKNLERVLAKDGVLEYLLKQKEAGKLRFIGMSGHANPWKYVKMLETKQMDVMMTVMNYADRNIYGFEETVLPECRKQNVGVVAMKVYAGIKGGFPNHRKGWVGCNTPPERLAQAMAYALDLPGVSSAVIGPFTLEQARHNVALARQYQPLSDAERQDLLKFGRELAQNLGPRYGPVDERQRQGQG, encoded by the coding sequence ATGATGAACCATCCCAACTCCCCGGGAGGCGGTTGCAGCCGCCGTCGTTTTCTCCGTGCCACCCTGGCAGCCGGCGCTGCGTGGAGCACAGTGCCCACCCTGATGCGCGCGGCCGCCGCAACGCCGCTGGACAGTGGCCGCCCCCTGCCCAAACGGGTGCTGGGCCGGACGGGCGTGGAGGTGACCATCTTGGGCCTGGGCACTGCGCCCGTGGGCGAAGCCCGCATTGATGCCAAAGAAGCCGAGCGCATTTTCGGCGAGGTCATGGACAGCGGCGTCAACTACATTGACACCGCCCGCGGCTACGGCATTGCCGAGGAAGTGCTCGGCAACCTGGTGCCCGCGCGGCGCGACAAGCTGTTCCTCGTCACCAAGGTCTGGACGGACAACGCCGCCGAGGCCGAGAAATCCCTCACCCAAAGCCTGCGCCTGCTCAAAGTGGACCACGTGGATTTGGTGCACATCCACCATCTGGGCGGTAAAAACTTGGAGCGCGTGCTGGCCAAGGACGGCGTGCTCGAATACCTGCTGAAGCAAAAGGAAGCGGGCAAGCTGCGGTTCATTGGCATGTCCGGCCACGCCAATCCGTGGAAATACGTCAAGATGCTGGAAACCAAACAGATGGACGTGATGATGACGGTGATGAATTACGCCGACCGCAACATCTATGGTTTTGAGGAGACCGTGCTGCCCGAGTGCCGCAAGCAAAACGTGGGCGTGGTGGCCATGAAGGTCTATGCGGGCATCAAAGGGGGCTTCCCCAATCACCGCAAAGGCTGGGTGGGCTGCAACACGCCGCCTGAGCGGCTCGCCCAAGCCATGGCCTATGCGCTGGATTTGCCGGGGGTCAGCTCCGCGGTCATCGGCCCCTTCACCCTCGAGCAGGCCCGTCACAATGTGGCCCTGGCCCGCCAGTACCAGCCGCTAAGCGACGCCGAGCGGCAGGATTTGCTCAAGTTTGGCCGCGAGCTGGCGCAAAACCTGGGACCGCGCTACGGCCCGGTGGACGAGCGTCAGCGCCAGGGGCAGGGCTGA
- a CDS encoding sugar phosphate isomerase/epimerase family protein, producing MSISPRPAGGVPRRAFVNTLALAAAATALPAAATAAPAAGRPRVKLGISSYSYWHFRAPKVPIETVIEKASALGAPAVDILHRQMDIPEREPLTAEHRAYLRRLKRHAFRHGVALIALSIHQDFVDPDPAYLQRQVEHTHKCIEIAAELGAPCIRLNSGRWNTIQDFDALMKARGVEPILPGHTEEEGFKWCAECIAQCLPKAEQHGVILALENHWGLTSTPEGQLRLLKQFDSPWLGALMDTGNFLEEPYDKLRQIAPRTVFVQAKTYFGGGEWYTLDLDYRRIAAILAEVNYQGYVAVEFEGKAPADEGVPRSLALLREAFQ from the coding sequence ATGAGCATATCACCTCGCCCCGCCGGCGGCGTGCCACGCCGGGCCTTTGTCAACACCCTGGCACTGGCTGCCGCCGCCACCGCCCTGCCCGCCGCCGCCACTGCCGCCCCGGCCGCCGGGCGCCCCAGGGTCAAGCTCGGCATCTCCAGTTACTCCTACTGGCATTTTCGCGCGCCCAAAGTGCCCATTGAAACGGTCATCGAAAAGGCCAGCGCCCTGGGCGCGCCGGCGGTGGACATCCTTCACCGGCAAATGGACATCCCCGAGCGCGAGCCGCTGACGGCCGAACACCGGGCTTATTTGCGGCGGCTCAAGCGCCATGCTTTCAGGCACGGGGTGGCGCTCATTGCGTTGTCCATCCACCAAGATTTTGTGGACCCGGACCCGGCCTACCTCCAGCGGCAGGTGGAACACACCCACAAATGCATTGAAATTGCCGCCGAGCTGGGCGCACCGTGCATTCGCCTCAACAGCGGGCGGTGGAATACCATCCAGGATTTTGATGCGCTCATGAAAGCCCGCGGGGTGGAGCCCATCCTCCCCGGCCACACGGAAGAAGAGGGATTCAAGTGGTGCGCGGAATGCATTGCCCAGTGCCTGCCCAAGGCCGAGCAGCACGGCGTCATCCTGGCGCTGGAAAACCATTGGGGCCTGACCAGCACCCCCGAAGGCCAGTTGCGGCTGCTCAAGCAGTTTGATTCGCCCTGGCTGGGCGCCCTGATGGATACCGGAAACTTCCTGGAGGAGCCGTACGACAAACTCCGCCAAATTGCTCCGCGCACCGTGTTTGTGCAGGCCAAGACGTATTTCGGCGGCGGCGAGTGGTACACCCTGGATTTGGATTACCGCCGCATCGCGGCCATTCTGGCCGAGGTCAATTACCAGGGCTACGTGGCGGTGGAATTTGAAGGCAAAGCGCCGGCGGACGAAGGCGTGCCCCGCAGCCTGGCTCTGCTGCGGGAGGCGTTTCAATAA